The Salinibacterium sp. M195 genome includes a window with the following:
- a CDS encoding DUF6704 family protein, with protein sequence MSTDTDPGHGNSPAAWTAVVIMLVAFTIGTFAFWFVIPWLVFASAGLVVVGLVVGQVLKKLGYGVGGDKLTVKSHN encoded by the coding sequence ATGAGTACTGATACTGACCCCGGCCACGGAAATTCGCCGGCGGCATGGACTGCCGTTGTCATCATGTTGGTCGCGTTCACAATCGGAACCTTCGCGTTTTGGTTCGTTATACCGTGGCTCGTTTTTGCGTCGGCCGGACTGGTCGTCGTTGGTCTCGTAGTTGGCCAAGTGCTGAAAAAGCTTGGCTATGGCGTCGGTGGCGACAAGCTCACCGTAAAGTCTCACAACTAG
- the trpB gene encoding tryptophan synthase subunit beta, whose amino-acid sequence MLRDELGPYFGEFGGRFVPESLIAALDELDAAYNEAKNDPSFQEELAELHASYTGRPSIITEVPRFAEHAGGARVILKREDLNHTGSHKINNVLGQALLARRLGKTRLIAETGAGQHGVATATAAALFGMSCVVYMGEVDTERQALNVARMRLLGAEVIPVTAGSRTLKDAINEALRDWVANVEDTHYLLGTVAGPHPFPVMVRDFHKVIGDEAREQVVELTGALPTAVVACVGGGSNAMGIFHAFLDDADVALYGYEAAGEGHLTERHAATLTRGRPGVLHGARSYMLQDEDGQTVESHSISAGLDYPGVGPEHSWLKDIGRANYLPITDAEAMNALRLLSRTEGIIPAIESAHALAGALDLGKQLGPDSVILVNLSGRGDKDMETAAAYFDLIDAAADASAAESAAKPVSEEK is encoded by the coding sequence ATGCTGAGAGATGAATTAGGCCCCTACTTTGGAGAATTTGGCGGACGTTTCGTTCCCGAATCCCTGATCGCCGCTCTCGATGAGCTCGATGCCGCGTACAACGAGGCAAAGAACGATCCTTCCTTCCAAGAGGAACTCGCCGAGCTTCATGCCAGCTACACCGGCCGACCCTCGATCATTACCGAGGTGCCTCGTTTTGCGGAGCACGCTGGTGGCGCCCGGGTCATCTTGAAGCGTGAAGACCTCAACCACACTGGCTCTCACAAGATCAATAACGTGCTCGGTCAGGCCTTGCTTGCTCGTCGCCTCGGAAAGACCAGGTTGATTGCTGAGACGGGCGCAGGTCAACATGGCGTTGCTACCGCAACTGCCGCAGCGCTTTTTGGCATGTCGTGTGTCGTTTACATGGGCGAAGTCGATACCGAGCGCCAGGCCCTGAACGTCGCGCGGATGCGCCTCCTCGGCGCTGAAGTGATTCCCGTTACTGCGGGTTCCCGCACGCTTAAAGATGCGATTAACGAAGCCTTGCGCGACTGGGTCGCCAACGTCGAAGACACCCACTATCTGTTGGGAACCGTTGCGGGGCCTCATCCGTTCCCGGTCATGGTTCGCGACTTCCACAAGGTTATTGGTGATGAGGCGCGCGAGCAGGTTGTCGAACTCACCGGGGCACTTCCGACCGCTGTTGTGGCATGTGTTGGAGGCGGCAGCAACGCTATGGGAATTTTCCACGCGTTCCTCGACGACGCGGATGTTGCGCTCTACGGCTACGAGGCTGCGGGGGAAGGTCACCTGACCGAACGTCACGCAGCAACTCTCACCCGGGGGCGTCCTGGAGTGCTTCATGGAGCACGGAGCTACATGCTGCAGGACGAAGACGGCCAGACCGTCGAATCTCACTCGATTTCAGCGGGGCTCGATTATCCGGGTGTTGGTCCGGAGCACTCGTGGCTAAAAGACATCGGTCGTGCAAACTATTTGCCAATTACCGATGCTGAAGCGATGAACGCCCTACGCCTGCTGAGCAGAACCGAGGGAATCATTCCCGCAATCGAATCAGCTCATGCCCTGGCCGGTGCCCTCGATCTCGGAAAACAGCTTGGTCCAGATTCAGTAATTTTGGTCAACCTCAGTGGCCGCGGCGACAAAGACATGGAAACTGCCGCAGCGTACTTTGACCTCATCGATGCCGCCGCCGATGCGTCAGCCGCTGAGTCTGCCGCGAAGCCGGTTTCGGAGGAGAAGTAA
- the trpA gene encoding tryptophan synthase subunit alpha, translating into MSVVEQTIAQANRDRAGALIGYLPVGFPTIADSIDAAVALAENGVDVIELGLPYSDPVMDGPAIQKATQQALANGFRLQDGFDAVAAITSRVSTPVMLMSYWNPIMQFGVDRFADELTAAGGAGIITPDLVSDEAAEWISASQRTGLDRVFLAAPSSSDARLVRAVEASTGFVYAVSTMGITGARSDVDTAAKTLVARLRDAGSTSACVGLGISTSDQVREVLSYADGAIVGSVFVSALATGGVSAVAKTAASLSTGTLA; encoded by the coding sequence ATGAGCGTTGTAGAACAGACGATCGCCCAGGCCAATCGTGATCGCGCCGGTGCGCTTATCGGCTATCTTCCTGTTGGTTTTCCCACCATCGCCGACAGTATTGATGCGGCGGTTGCTCTCGCCGAAAATGGTGTTGACGTCATCGAACTCGGGTTGCCGTACTCCGATCCCGTCATGGATGGCCCTGCCATTCAGAAGGCCACCCAACAGGCACTCGCTAACGGATTTCGGCTCCAAGACGGATTTGATGCGGTGGCGGCAATTACGTCGCGTGTCTCGACGCCCGTGATGTTGATGAGCTATTGGAACCCCATAATGCAGTTCGGCGTCGATCGTTTCGCCGATGAGCTCACGGCTGCTGGGGGAGCAGGAATTATTACGCCCGACCTCGTCAGCGATGAGGCCGCGGAGTGGATTTCTGCCTCTCAACGCACCGGACTAGACCGGGTGTTCTTGGCGGCACCATCATCGAGTGATGCGCGATTAGTGCGTGCCGTCGAAGCGAGTACTGGTTTCGTCTATGCGGTTTCCACCATGGGAATCACTGGCGCACGATCCGATGTCGATACTGCCGCGAAGACGCTTGTTGCTCGCCTCCGCGACGCCGGCTCGACCAGCGCGTGTGTTGGCCTTGGCATTTCTACTTCCGACCAGGTCCGTGAAGTTCTTAGCTACGCCGACGGTGCAATCGTTGGCTCTGTTTTCGTTAGCGCGCTGGCAACCGGTGGTGTGAGCGCAGTGGCAAAAACTGCAGCGTCACTTTCGACCGGTACGCTTGCGTAG
- the trpC gene encoding indole-3-glycerol phosphate synthase TrpC, with product MLSDLVDGALEDAAVRRESVSLAAVERAASAAVPALDALDALSPRERVHIIAEIKRSSPSRGALAEIGDPASLALSYQTGGASAISVLTEQRRFGGSLDDLITVKSVVRVPVLRKDFVAEPYQVFEARAAGADLVLLIVAALDQRTLSTLYNLIVELGMTPLVETHSADEVTRALDVGASLVGVNARNLSTFELDQNLFGELADQIPSGVIRIAESAVKSAADVAHYRKAGADVVLVGEALVTGDPIATLQDFLDC from the coding sequence GTGCTCTCCGATTTAGTCGACGGCGCGCTCGAAGATGCCGCCGTCCGTCGTGAATCCGTCAGCCTCGCTGCGGTAGAGCGCGCTGCTTCAGCAGCCGTTCCTGCATTGGATGCTCTCGATGCGTTGTCGCCACGAGAGCGCGTTCACATCATTGCTGAAATCAAGCGGTCAAGTCCCTCGCGCGGCGCGCTTGCTGAAATAGGCGATCCTGCGTCCCTGGCGTTGTCGTATCAAACCGGCGGCGCGAGCGCGATTAGTGTGCTGACTGAACAGCGACGATTCGGCGGTTCGCTTGACGATCTCATCACGGTGAAGTCGGTCGTGCGTGTTCCGGTGCTGCGTAAAGACTTCGTTGCCGAGCCCTATCAGGTGTTTGAGGCTCGTGCAGCAGGTGCCGACCTTGTGCTGCTCATTGTGGCGGCCCTCGATCAGCGCACCCTCTCGACCCTCTATAACTTGATCGTTGAACTAGGCATGACTCCGTTGGTCGAGACTCACTCGGCTGACGAGGTCACGCGCGCCTTGGATGTTGGGGCGAGTTTGGTCGGCGTGAATGCGCGCAACCTGAGCACCTTCGAACTCGACCAGAACTTATTCGGTGAACTGGCGGATCAGATTCCGAGCGGCGTAATTCGTATTGCTGAGTCTGCAGTGAAATCTGCTGCGGATGTCGCCCACTATCGAAAAGCAGGTGCAGATGTGGTTCTCGTCGGAGAAGCACTCGTCACTGGCGACCCGATTGCCACCCTGCAAGACTTTTTGGACTGTTAA
- a CDS encoding Trp biosynthesis-associated membrane protein produces MIVKRSRPIVLAGLVLLGAGVMLSWTQPWFTISLTDGAIVEVLGSDAAGSLAALALAVFALVAALSLSSLVVRRVLGVLAAIVGGAIVAVVVAATADPVLASGELITQATGISGSDSLPGLVVAVNASGWSVLALVAGALLLVLGLFATFSAHHWPRATKKYDRETAIVADDPASQWDAQSRGIDPTAG; encoded by the coding sequence ATGATTGTGAAACGCTCTCGACCAATCGTGCTTGCTGGGCTCGTCCTTCTGGGGGCAGGGGTGATGTTGTCGTGGACTCAGCCCTGGTTCACCATCAGCTTGACCGATGGTGCGATTGTCGAGGTGCTCGGGAGCGACGCGGCAGGGTCGCTTGCCGCCCTTGCCCTCGCAGTGTTTGCGCTCGTTGCTGCCCTGAGCCTTTCATCGCTCGTCGTGCGGAGAGTGCTCGGTGTTCTCGCTGCCATTGTTGGCGGCGCTATTGTTGCTGTCGTTGTGGCGGCGACGGCAGATCCTGTGCTCGCGTCCGGGGAGTTGATAACTCAAGCTACGGGTATCAGCGGCTCCGATTCGCTGCCTGGACTGGTCGTTGCCGTTAACGCGAGCGGGTGGTCGGTTCTCGCTCTTGTCGCGGGAGCGCTCTTACTCGTTCTCGGTCTCTTCGCCACCTTTTCGGCGCATCACTGGCCGCGCGCAACCAAGAAGTACGACCGCGAAACCGCTATCGTTGCGGACGATCCTGCTTCGCAGTGGGACGCCCAAAGCAGAGGAATTGATCCAACCGCCGGTTGA
- the lgt gene encoding prolipoprotein diacylglyceryl transferase translates to MPLSIPSPPESWSTLVTFPFGQWFSNIGLDFGGTVVIHTYAICILLGIIGATWLTSRRLTRHGAEPGVVLDVIIWAVPLGLVGARLYHVFTHPGDYFYEGADPWEIIRIWNGGNAIFGSLIGGAVGAYIGARLTGIRFWSFADALAPAMLLAQAVGRLGNYFNHELFGQPTALPWGLEVEAGNSAIPVGLPVDTLFHPTFLYEMIWNVVGIVFLLTMERQYGFVKKHVVGLNLPVFTATGPIRLQWGKVWALYMIWYGIGRAWFESIRIDPSEVLLGLRVNVWGAIFTVLLGVILFVVQSRRHAGVEKTAYVDDHVWTADGVVNSDETYSEHDIVGNDAEENSPVTASQ, encoded by the coding sequence GTGCCCTTAAGTATTCCGAGCCCGCCAGAGTCGTGGTCGACGCTCGTGACCTTCCCCTTTGGGCAATGGTTCAGCAACATTGGTCTTGATTTCGGCGGCACGGTCGTCATCCATACTTACGCGATCTGCATTCTTCTTGGCATCATTGGCGCGACATGGTTGACCTCGCGTCGCTTGACCCGTCACGGGGCTGAGCCCGGAGTCGTGCTCGACGTCATCATTTGGGCTGTTCCTCTCGGCCTTGTCGGCGCACGTTTGTACCACGTGTTTACTCACCCAGGCGATTACTTCTATGAGGGCGCGGACCCCTGGGAAATCATTCGGATCTGGAACGGCGGCAACGCTATCTTCGGGTCTCTGATTGGTGGCGCTGTTGGTGCGTACATCGGTGCTCGCCTCACCGGCATCCGTTTCTGGAGCTTCGCGGATGCTCTGGCTCCCGCCATGCTTCTCGCTCAAGCGGTCGGTCGTCTCGGTAACTACTTCAACCACGAGCTTTTCGGACAACCAACTGCCTTGCCGTGGGGTCTTGAGGTAGAGGCCGGAAACTCGGCGATCCCCGTCGGATTGCCTGTTGACACTCTGTTCCACCCGACTTTTCTTTACGAAATGATCTGGAACGTCGTCGGCATCGTCTTTTTGCTCACGATGGAGCGCCAGTACGGTTTCGTGAAGAAGCACGTGGTTGGTCTCAACCTCCCCGTGTTCACCGCTACGGGACCAATCCGGCTGCAGTGGGGCAAGGTGTGGGCGCTCTACATGATTTGGTACGGCATTGGCCGCGCCTGGTTTGAGTCGATTCGAATTGACCCGAGTGAGGTCTTGCTCGGATTGCGGGTTAACGTCTGGGGCGCGATCTTCACGGTGCTGCTCGGAGTCATCTTGTTCGTTGTTCAATCTCGTCGCCATGCCGGTGTCGAGAAGACCGCATACGTCGATGATCACGTCTGGACCGCCGATGGTGTTGTAAACTCCGATGAAACCTATTCTGAGCACGACATAGTCGGCAACGATGCCGAGGAGAATTCTCCCGTCACTGCTTCACAGTAG